In Plasmodium knowlesi strain H genome assembly, chromosome: 8, the DNA window GGTTGTTCTCAGCTGagagaaaagggggaaacagAACAAGCGATAGCCGACGGCACAGctgaaggggaaagaaagggacCACGACAGACAGAGAAGTACCAAATAAAGAATAGTTACACGTAGTTATACGCAGTCACACGTAGTTATACGCAGTTCCACGTAGTGACACAAAAATGGCCACTGCTAATTTGTACTGCTGCAAACTGCAATCGCAAGAACTGGCACTGACCAACTATGGATTCATCAACGCGAGTTTGTACAACAGCTTGAAGAGGAGCTCCAAGAGCAGCGAGTTGTACGCAGAAGTAGCGAACACAGTTTTGATACTAAAGGGGGATGGGAATATCGGGAAAGACGAAATAGCGTTGAACACTTGCCAAAGAGAATTTTCAAGGATCCAACTCAAGGAATGTGTACAGTTGAATGTCCTGGATAGAGAAAGCAAAAGAGATCTAATCCATTTCATCCCTATTGATAGCATCGATGTGGAGGTTACTCTATTTGTGAAACCTGATCGGTTGATCGAAATGGATGACAATGTTTTGGatgaagtttttaaaaagtactTTATTAACCATGTGCTGACGAAAGGGCAAATATTAGCCCTAAAATGTAATGACATTTTGATGAAGTGCGTTATAAAAGATTTGAAGGCAGCACAGTTTGAGGAAATGAAGAGGCTAAACAAAGGAAGTTTTGGAAACGGTAACGATGCTGTACGCAGCGCAAGCTCCTTCTTCAAGTTAGGGAATAGCACCCCGATGAGTAGTAGCAGTATGTATAGAGAATCAGGAACACAGGAGAGGGGTATTCTATTCGAAAAGACAGAATGTATATTCACTAGCATGAGTGATGGAAAGTTATTTATTGAATCTAGGAAGGtgttaaaaaagaatatcaTAAAGAGCAATTTCAATTTTGAGGAGCTAGGGATAGGAGCACTTGATGAAGAATTTAAAACCATATTTAGACGAACCTTTGCTAGTAGAATTTACCCGAACTATATAATTAAGCAGTTAGGAATTAAGCATGTTAAAGGACTCATTTTGTATGGGCCTCCGGGTACAGGGAAAACATTAATAGCTAGGCAGATTGGTAAGACTCTGAATGCGAGGGAACCCAAAATTATTAATGGTCCAGaaatattaaataaatatgttgGACAGTCTGAGGAGAACATTAGGAACTTATTTAAAGAGGCAGAGATGGAATATAAGCAGAGCGGAGAAAATTCACAACTACATATTATCATTTTAGATGAGATTGATGCTATTTGTCGACAGAGAGGTAGTTCTGCTTCAAGTGGGACTGGTGTGAACGACAGCATTGTTAATCAGTTGCTATCGAAAATTGATGGTGTAAATAGCTTGAATAATATACTGCTGATCGGGATGACCAACCGA includes these proteins:
- a CDS encoding N-ethylmaleimide-sensitive fusion protein, putative; translated protein: MATANLYCCKLQSQELALTNYGFINASLYNSLKRSSKSSELYAEVANTVLILKGDGNIGKDEIALNTCQREFSRIQLKECVQLNVLDRESKRDLIHFIPIDSIDVEVTLFVKPDRLIEMDDNVLDEVFKKYFINHVLTKGQILALKCNDILMKCVIKDLKAAQFEEMKRLNKGSFGNGNDAVRSASSFFKLGNSTPMSSSSMYRESGTQERGILFEKTECIFTSMSDGKLFIESRKVLKKNIIKSNFNFEELGIGALDEEFKTIFRRTFASRIYPNYIIKQLGIKHVKGLILYGPPGTGKTLIARQIGKTLNAREPKIINGPEILNKYVGQSEENIRNLFKEAEMEYKQSGENSQLHIIILDEIDAICRQRGSSASSGTGVNDSIVNQLLSKIDGVNSLNNILLIGMTNRIDLIDDALLRPGRFELHIEISLPNKEGRIQILNIHTKSMRKSNKLSADVNIVELAEKTPNFSGAEIEGLVRNTVSYAFERHINFNDLTKPINADDIMITKDDFNKALKETKPAFGAEEDVIDGLLSNGIINYGEEYENIENTCKLVIKQIVENSNTNLLSVLLYGENGTGKTTIAAYLAKSANFHFTKFITPENLIGYSEISRINYINKIFEDAYKTPLSLVILDNIERLIDYTRIGPRFSNPVLQAIMVLIKKKPKKENQKILIICTTSEYQFMKDVGLIKNFFVNIEVPLLNSSTSIRNVLRNRNDSCHDFPEREIEQVLSASVIKNIAIKNLLMVIDMASEASIDGNITSEVFLKTFNDCGIGFDEEAYY